In Planococcus shixiaomingii, the DNA window GGGTGGAAGGCTTCGACCAACCGGAATTGATCCGTATGTTGAGCGTTTCCATAGAAGCTGTAACCGAACGCAAGCCCTTTTTCTCGTATAAGATTCCTATCGTTTCAACAGAACTGAAAGAAACCGTCAGAAGCTACCAAGCAACGCATCCTATTGCACCACAAGACCCATACTATGTCATGCACAAACACCGATTGCGGGACCGCTCGTCGATCATCAGTTTGCGTGAACAGAAAAAAAGGCGGAACCTTTAATCAAAGGCCGCCTTTTTTTTGAGGGCATTTTTCTAGAAATGCATGGGTTTCTTCCGTTGAACGCATCTCGCGTTCTTGCATCATTTGCTGGATTTTCTCGACCATGGCACGGCCGACCCCTTCACCTCTATGAGAAGGGTTTACCGATATGTGGTGAATGATAAATGCATCTTCTGTCATCTCCACACCCAATAAGCCAACAAAATCTTCGCCCTTTTTCCAAAGAAACAATTGCCAATCAGGATTTTCTTCATACTTCTGCATCGTTTTTTGCAGCACTTTTAAATCCCGCTCTTTAGGCATGAACGACATCAAGCCCATCGCGATTTTTTCAAATGATTTTTTATATCTGAGTAGCATATTCAATCCCTCGTTTTCGTCCTTACACGGCTTTGTCCATTCTACTTTAAACTTGGCAAGAACTCAAGTTCAGGAATTTCAACCGCTTATGACGTTGTCTGCAAAGAAGACCCAATATAGAATTCCCCATCCTATTGCCGCTACCAGCAAAAAAATGAATAATAAAAGGTTGGCTCTATTCATTGGCCTTTAACTTCTTTCGTATATGACATATCGTGAGTGATTAAATCTTCATTTGTCTCGCGCCTCACAACAAGCTGATGCTCGCCATTTTCAACAAACACCACCGCTGGCCGCCCGATACGGTTGTAATTGCTCGCCATGGAATAGCCATATGCACCCGTACAGAACATGCTCAATATGTCTCCCGCCTCGACTGCCGGCAATTTCGCCTCGTCGATCAATTTATCGCCTGATTCACACAGTTTTCCGGCTATGGTATAAAGCTCTGTCGCTTCGGCATTCGCTTTATTGGCGATTAAGGAGGTGTATTTTGCCCCGTATAAAGCTGGCCGGATATTGTCAGACATCCCCCCGTCAACTGCCGCATACTTGCGCAGACCCGGCACTTCTTTCATCGATCCCACCGTATACAACGTCGTCCCGGCATCCCCGATCAATGAACGGCCAGGTTCGATCCAAATTTCAGGCAGTGGAAAATTAGCAGCTGCCGACACTTTTTTGACCGTCCGGATCATGTCTCTTACATAAACAGCCGGTTCTAATGGCGTGTCTTCGTCGGTATAACGGATGCCGAAACCGCCCCCTAAATTCAAAACCGGACAGCGATAGCCAAAGTCTTTTTCCCATTCCGACATCTTTTCGACTAACTTCTCGGCAGCCAGCTGGAAGCCGGTCGTATCGAAAATTTGAGACCCGATATGGCAATGGAGTCCCATAAGTTTTAAAAACGAATGCCCGTATGCGCGTTTGAATGCTTCATCCGCTTGCCCGTTTTTCAAATCGAAACCGAATTTCGAATCTTCCTGGCCCGTCGTAATATAGTCATGCGTATGCGCTTCGACTCCCGGCGTTACACGCAAGAGAATGTTCATCGATTGTTCCAGTTCTTCCGAAATCTTTTTCAAAAGCTCAATTTCATAAAAATTATCAACGACGATGCAGCCGATCTGTTCTTCAAACGCCATGCGCAATTCCGTTTCGCTTTTGTTATTGCCGTGAAAATGAATTTTCTCTTTTGGAAATCCGGCTTTGACGGCCGTATACAATTCCCCGCCAGACACGACATCAAGCGACAAATTTTCTTCAGCCGCCACTTGATATATGGCTATGCTTGAGAAAGCCTTGCTGGCATACGCTACTTGATAACGGATCGCTTCATCTTCAAACGTTTTTTGAAAAGCCTTGGCACGGTCCCGGAATAATTGAATATCGTAGACAAAAAGCGGTGTTCCATATACTTTAGCAAGGTCTACAGAATCTATTCCACCGATCGTTAAATGCCCTTGTTCATTAATAGCTTGAGTACCATACAAATGCATGAGTTCCCTCCTCGTATTCGCGAATTGCCGATAAAAAAATCTTGCTGAGAATAATCTCAGCAAGATGGGTTTAATCAGTGATTACCGCTGAAATAAGCGGAGTTTTTTCAACCGATTCGCTTGAATATTCTACACTATTATACAACACTCGCAAGCATTCTGCGACATCTTCTGTGTTGGAATAAACTGTAGCAATTGATTCGCCTTCGCGGACGAAATCGCCGACTTTTTTATGCAGCACAAGTCCGACCGCCAAATCGATTTCAGATTCTTTTGTTGCTCGTCCAGCTCCTAACAGCATAGCAGCAGTACCGATATCATCAGCTACCATGTTAGAGATGTAACCTTCAGCCTTAGAAGGAACTTCTGTTTTAAACTGGGCTTGCGGCAACAAATTCACATCATCCACTACAGCAGGGTTGCCGCCTTGGCTTTCGATGAACTGCTTGAAGATTTTAAGCGCTTCGCCATTTTCAATCACTTGCAATAACATTGCACGTGCTTCTTCAAGTGTTTC includes these proteins:
- the lysA gene encoding diaminopimelate decarboxylase — encoded protein: MHLYGTQAINEQGHLTIGGIDSVDLAKVYGTPLFVYDIQLFRDRAKAFQKTFEDEAIRYQVAYASKAFSSIAIYQVAAEENLSLDVVSGGELYTAVKAGFPKEKIHFHGNNKSETELRMAFEEQIGCIVVDNFYEIELLKKISEELEQSMNILLRVTPGVEAHTHDYITTGQEDSKFGFDLKNGQADEAFKRAYGHSFLKLMGLHCHIGSQIFDTTGFQLAAEKLVEKMSEWEKDFGYRCPVLNLGGGFGIRYTDEDTPLEPAVYVRDMIRTVKKVSAAANFPLPEIWIEPGRSLIGDAGTTLYTVGSMKEVPGLRKYAAVDGGMSDNIRPALYGAKYTSLIANKANAEATELYTIAGKLCESGDKLIDEAKLPAVEAGDILSMFCTGAYGYSMASNYNRIGRPAVVFVENGEHQLVVRRETNEDLITHDMSYTKEVKGQ
- a CDS encoding DUF309 domain-containing protein produces the protein MHPLHHPLFIQFIINFNSERDYFECHEVGEEYWKSLAPKDKTHPLTGWIQLAVGMYHWRRSNYPGALRSFIRAKAKLADAGIWVEGFDQPELIRMLSVSIEAVTERKPFFSYKIPIVSTELKETVRSYQATHPIAPQDPYYVMHKHRLRDRSSIISLREQKKRRNL
- a CDS encoding GNAT family N-acetyltransferase, whose product is MLLRYKKSFEKIAMGLMSFMPKERDLKVLQKTMQKYEENPDWQLFLWKKGEDFVGLLGVEMTEDAFIIHHISVNPSHRGEGVGRAMVEKIQQMMQEREMRSTEETHAFLEKCPQKKGGL